The region TGGCCGATGAGCACCGACAGCTCGGCCACTCGCGTCACGTGTTCGAAGGTATAGCGGTCGCGCGCTTCGGCAGCGGCAGCCAGGGCCAGGACCGAATCTGACAGGCCCTGCCGCACCTGGGCGAGCACGTCCTCATACGACAACTGGCGGAAGATCTGGGCCAGGGGCTTGCCGCCCAGATACTCGACGGCCACCGCCCGCACCACCGCCCCCAGCCCCAGCAGGAGGTAGATGTGGTACAGCCACCAGGCCAAGGTCCACGGCTCCGCCACCTGCAGGGTCACCTGGGAGGCCAGCAGCAGCAGGGCAGCAGCCCCGAGGGCCGCAGGCAGGGGCGCCCGCGACAGGAGGTGAGAGACAGCCGCCTGCCCCACCACCATCGTCAGCAAGACCACGTTCACGGCCAGCATGGCCCAGGTGAAGGCAGCGCTGCCCGGTCGCCCCGCTACGGGCAACTCCTGGAAGAGGTCAGGGGCGCCCAGGGCCAGGCCAGCGTAGCCGCCGAACAGGGCCACCGCCACGGCCAGCAGCAGCCAGAGCCGCCTCTCCAGCCAGTTGCTGAGCCCCCACGGCAGCCCCACGGTGGCCAGCCACAGCATCCATGACCCCACCAGGTGGGCGAAGTAGGCCGAGGCGGCGGTGGTGCCCAGAT is a window of Dehalococcoidia bacterium DNA encoding:
- a CDS encoding HD domain-containing protein, translating into MSAAVRYAYSRLAGETDVASLFLRGALVLGVPLALTFTLSARQEWNPHLGSPQSHFYMVSALALLALAVAFAAAWVAVSARDVRLSLLTVGFLGIGAIMAVHGLATPGFVVHHGYLGTTAASAYFAHLVGSWMLWLATVGLPWGLSNWLERRLWLLLAVAVALFGGYAGLALGAPDLFQELPVAGRPGSAAFTWAMLAVNVVLLTMVVGQAAVSHLLSRAPLPAALGAAALLLLASQVTLQVAEPWTLAWWLYHIYLLLGLGAVVRAVAVEYLGGKPLAQIFRQLSYEDVLAQVRQGLSDSVLALAAAAEARDRYTFEHVTRVAELSVLIGQALGLPRLRLKALAQGAMLHDVGKLYISDLVLQKPDRLTPDEFEQIKRHPVLGYELLMRLKGFEREAL